Proteins from a single region of Bdellovibrio bacteriovorus HD100:
- a CDS encoding DNA polymerase Y subunit UmuC family protein, which produces MRTLCINLKTPQESSSAEAFLVLSPRVQYRFPHYIFVDIGSTQHLMGGEIGCLEKALQIAAKFAPDASAAIADTPAGAQMLAKWRPSHISLRGKEQESFKGLGLDALKDLEGLSPWAQKKPVEHMIAFFHTLGVYGLEGVLNFRLNSLRERWGDFGVLLWNRLHSQDSQVISPLVPRDPLVGYGYLDDPLGSAPLLMNRLKVHLDILFARLQGLARHAQRLDVVLHCEYSDKRYNLSIEPVSPTRDQELFEDLLFKKLEQQVLENPIREFEITLFDVPEKIQQLDFFEPRDNTEDRWRRLISFAKQSQCEMGFLQMEASHFPEQSFRLVTDWPEDFKPQDLVERQDEALQIKSVYAKALASSPRPSLLLEKPQALSAGEVQKLRFVSSLPSERIESAWWQISVQDLKNRDYYFALSHQGQLLWVFKDRINSQVYLHGYFD; this is translated from the coding sequence ATGCGAACTTTATGCATCAATTTAAAAACACCGCAAGAAAGCTCCTCAGCTGAGGCCTTTTTGGTGCTAAGCCCGCGGGTTCAGTACCGCTTCCCGCACTATATCTTCGTGGACATTGGCTCGACCCAGCACTTGATGGGCGGCGAAATAGGCTGCCTGGAAAAAGCGCTGCAGATCGCTGCCAAGTTTGCTCCGGATGCCAGCGCCGCCATTGCTGACACTCCCGCCGGCGCACAGATGCTGGCAAAGTGGCGTCCGTCGCATATCAGTCTGCGCGGCAAGGAACAGGAAAGCTTCAAAGGGCTGGGACTGGATGCCCTGAAAGATCTTGAGGGTCTTTCGCCGTGGGCGCAGAAAAAGCCGGTGGAGCACATGATTGCCTTCTTCCACACCCTGGGTGTGTATGGGCTGGAAGGTGTTTTGAATTTTCGTCTGAATTCACTGCGTGAACGCTGGGGGGATTTTGGTGTTTTACTTTGGAATCGTCTGCATTCTCAGGACTCTCAGGTCATTTCACCTCTTGTGCCTCGCGACCCTCTTGTGGGCTATGGCTACCTGGACGATCCCTTAGGTTCCGCGCCCCTGCTGATGAACCGGCTCAAGGTTCATCTGGACATTCTGTTTGCGCGCCTGCAGGGCCTGGCCCGTCATGCGCAGCGACTGGATGTGGTCTTGCACTGTGAATACTCAGACAAACGCTACAATCTTTCCATTGAACCCGTCAGCCCGACGCGCGATCAGGAATTGTTCGAGGATCTGCTGTTTAAAAAGCTAGAACAGCAGGTTCTGGAAAATCCGATCCGGGAATTTGAAATCACTTTGTTTGATGTGCCGGAAAAAATCCAGCAGCTGGATTTCTTTGAGCCCCGGGACAACACCGAGGACCGCTGGCGCCGTCTGATCAGTTTTGCAAAACAATCCCAGTGCGAAATGGGCTTTCTGCAAATGGAGGCCAGCCATTTCCCCGAACAAAGTTTCCGCCTGGTGACGGACTGGCCCGAGGACTTCAAACCCCAGGATCTGGTGGAAAGACAGGACGAGGCTTTGCAGATCAAATCGGTCTATGCAAAAGCCCTGGCTTCCAGCCCGCGCCCGTCCCTGCTGCTGGAAAAACCCCAGGCACTGAGCGCGGGTGAAGTGCAGAAGCTTCGGTTTGTGTCTTCCCTTCCCAGCGAACGCATTGAATCGGCCTGGTGGCAGATTTCAGTTCAGGATTTAAAAAACAGAGATTATTACTTTGCGCTCTCTCATCAAGGTCAACTGCTGTGGGTTTTCAAAGATCGCATAAATTCACAGGTTTACTTACATGGGTACTTTGACTAA
- a CDS encoding RecA family protein: MSTLALPELANIPFVSAEQLQPPPGLPTGVNVLDDFLLWKGVPQGDLSLLQGAPGTGATSLWIRIVQNVHSQNKWAAWINGDAQLFPAHLSSYKINLKKLLVVKEPKENEQLFWLLQELITSSLFEVIGCNLKEMFLKNHQLQKLKRLCRLHKVALVFVNQKASKFVNPLFSLMIHFQRDFITIQRALHRPTPFNLAGSMIHANFMHQFKNTARKLLS; this comes from the coding sequence ATGAGCACCCTCGCCCTTCCCGAACTGGCTAACATCCCTTTTGTCTCTGCCGAGCAGCTGCAACCCCCGCCGGGCCTTCCCACCGGCGTGAATGTCCTGGATGACTTTCTGCTGTGGAAAGGAGTCCCGCAAGGCGACCTCAGTCTGCTGCAGGGGGCTCCCGGCACCGGCGCCACGTCCTTGTGGATTCGCATCGTTCAAAACGTGCATTCACAGAACAAGTGGGCGGCGTGGATCAACGGGGATGCTCAGCTTTTCCCCGCTCATTTAAGCAGCTACAAAATAAATCTGAAGAAACTGCTGGTGGTCAAAGAGCCCAAGGAAAATGAACAGCTTTTCTGGCTGTTGCAGGAGCTGATCACAAGTTCGTTGTTTGAAGTGATCGGCTGCAATCTGAAAGAAATGTTTTTGAAAAACCATCAGCTGCAAAAATTGAAACGACTGTGCCGTCTGCACAAGGTGGCTCTGGTTTTTGTGAATCAGAAGGCCAGCAAGTTTGTAAATCCGCTGTTCAGTCTGATGATTCATTTTCAACGCGACTTTATCACCATCCAAAGGGCCTTGCACCGTCCGACGCCGTTCAATCTGGCAGGGAGTATGATTCATGCGAACTTTATGCATCAATTTAAAAACACCGCAAGAAAGCTCCTCAGCTGA
- a CDS encoding methylated-DNA--[protein]-cysteine S-methyltransferase, translating to MTNLEFKIYKVPSEFGEWLAAFEDDQLIFLGSYNAGKKLVEGDLTALIEKFYAVRIGSFQPAKWNQGNFWATQHQIKLQGTEFQMKVWLELLKIPAGKTVTYSELAKKLRKASAVRAVASAVGKNPISYWIPCHRVIGKGSNLLKYHWGPEVKEYLLMKEGAL from the coding sequence ATGACCAATCTTGAATTCAAAATTTACAAAGTTCCTTCCGAATTCGGCGAATGGCTGGCGGCCTTTGAAGACGACCAGTTGATTTTTCTGGGCAGCTACAACGCCGGAAAAAAACTGGTGGAAGGGGACCTCACCGCTTTGATCGAAAAATTCTATGCCGTGCGCATCGGCTCTTTCCAGCCGGCCAAGTGGAACCAAGGAAATTTCTGGGCCACCCAGCATCAGATCAAACTTCAGGGCACCGAGTTCCAAATGAAGGTGTGGCTGGAGCTTCTGAAAATCCCTGCCGGAAAAACCGTCACTTATTCAGAGCTGGCTAAAAAACTGCGCAAGGCATCTGCCGTACGCGCCGTGGCCTCAGCTGTGGGCAAAAATCCCATCAGCTATTGGATCCCGTGCCATCGGGTGATTGGCAAAGGCAGCAATCTTCTGAAATATCACTGGGGCCCGGAAGTAAAAGAATATCTGCTGATGAAAGAAGGCGCTCTTTAA